One window from the genome of Comamonas sp. lk encodes:
- a CDS encoding acyl-CoA dehydrogenase family protein, which produces MNFELSADLCALRDKTRQFIAEQVIPLENDERQSHHGPSEALRRELVARAKAAGLLTPHASLEMGGMGLSHVAKSVVFEEAGYSWLGPTALNIHAPDEGNIHLMEEVATHAQKQRWLRPQVAGETRSCFAMTEPSPGAGADPSMLTTTAVRDGDDYLINGVKWFITGADGANYVIIMARMEDGSATMFLSDMDRPEITLERSMDAMDACFTGGHGVLRFDNLRIPAADVLGEVGKGFRYAQVRLAPARLTHCMRWLGQARRAHNAALAYTRRRQAFGKPLAEHEGVGFMLADNDMDLHTARLHIWHTAWLLDQGEKCNFESSRAKVVCSEAQWRVVDRSVQMLGGQGVTGESPVMRIFTDMRAFRIYDGPSEVHRWSMARKLVQMADKAAEMATGSAA; this is translated from the coding sequence ATGAACTTCGAACTGAGCGCCGACCTCTGTGCCTTGCGCGACAAAACGCGGCAATTCATTGCCGAACAGGTGATCCCGCTGGAAAACGACGAGCGCCAGTCGCACCACGGCCCCAGCGAAGCGCTGCGCCGCGAGCTGGTAGCCAGGGCCAAGGCTGCCGGCCTGCTCACGCCCCATGCCTCCCTGGAGATGGGCGGCATGGGTCTGAGCCATGTGGCCAAGTCCGTGGTGTTCGAAGAGGCTGGCTATTCCTGGCTGGGCCCAACGGCGCTCAATATCCACGCGCCCGACGAAGGCAACATCCATCTGATGGAAGAAGTGGCCACGCACGCACAAAAGCAGCGCTGGCTGCGCCCGCAGGTGGCCGGTGAGACACGTTCGTGCTTTGCTATGACCGAACCTTCGCCCGGCGCAGGCGCCGACCCGTCGATGCTGACCACGACAGCTGTGCGCGACGGCGACGACTATCTGATCAACGGCGTCAAGTGGTTCATCACCGGCGCCGATGGAGCCAACTACGTCATCATCATGGCGCGCATGGAAGACGGCTCGGCCACCATGTTCCTCTCGGACATGGACCGCCCGGAAATCACGCTGGAGCGCAGCATGGACGCCATGGATGCCTGCTTCACCGGCGGCCACGGTGTGCTGCGCTTCGACAATCTGCGCATTCCTGCGGCCGACGTGCTGGGAGAAGTGGGTAAGGGCTTTCGCTATGCGCAGGTGCGCTTGGCGCCAGCAAGGCTGACCCATTGCATGCGTTGGCTGGGTCAGGCGCGGCGTGCGCACAACGCGGCGCTGGCGTACACACGCCGCCGCCAGGCTTTCGGCAAGCCGCTGGCCGAGCATGAAGGCGTGGGCTTTATGCTGGCCGACAACGATATGGACCTGCACACCGCACGCTTGCACATCTGGCACACGGCGTGGTTGCTGGACCAGGGCGAAAAATGCAACTTCGAGTCCAGCCGCGCCAAGGTAGTCTGCTCGGAAGCGCAGTGGCGCGTGGTCGACCGCAGCGTGCAGATGCTGGGTGGACAAGGCGTGACGGGTGAGTCGCCAGTGATGCGCATCTTCACCGACATGCGCGCCTTCCGCATCTATGACGGCCCGAGCGAAGTGCACCGCTGGAGCATGGCGCGCAAGCTGGTGCAAATGGCAGACAAGGCCGCAGAGATGGCAACGGGGAGCGCAGCATGA